A region of Elusimicrobiota bacterium DNA encodes the following proteins:
- a CDS encoding UbiX family flavin prenyltransferase — translation MRIVLGMTGASGSIFAVEFLRRLSGEDSYLILSRWGRSVLHQETGLTAENLSTFTKRIFSNDDMNSPLASGSNPFDALVILPCSVTTLAKIAHGIGDNLITRCAAVALKERRKLIVCVRETPLSTIDLENAHKLSLAGAMIMPVCPPFYQKPQSLPDLINGYVDKVRGAVGLAVEAGWRAKELE, via the coding sequence ATGCGCATTGTGCTTGGAATGACGGGAGCGTCGGGATCCATTTTCGCGGTGGAGTTTTTGCGGCGGTTGTCGGGAGAAGATTCCTATTTGATCCTGTCCCGCTGGGGCCGGTCCGTCCTGCATCAAGAAACCGGCCTGACGGCGGAGAACCTGTCCACCTTCACGAAACGCATTTTCTCCAATGACGACATGAACTCGCCCCTGGCCTCGGGCTCGAACCCCTTCGACGCGTTGGTGATCCTGCCCTGCTCCGTCACCACCCTGGCCAAAATCGCCCACGGAATCGGGGACAACCTGATCACCCGTTGCGCGGCGGTGGCGCTGAAAGAACGGCGCAAACTGATCGTCTGTGTTAGGGAAACGCCCCTTTCCACCATCGACCTTGAAAATGCCCACAAGCTCTCACTGGCGGGCGCCATGATCATGCCGGTGTGTCCCCCCTTCTACCAAAAGCCCCAATCCTTGCCCGACCTGATCAACGGCTACGTGGACAAGGTCCGCGGCGCCGTGGGGTTGGCGGTGGAGGCGGGGTGGCGGGCCAAGGAACTGGAATAG
- a CDS encoding menaquinone biosynthesis decarboxylase — translation MKIPNDLPDFIRLLERSGELKRVRVEVDPALEITEIATRVVKAGGPALYFEKIKGSPYPVVINLFGSERRMEMVFGRPPAAIGEELRLAAEDLFPPAPSSLWRHRSLLMRASKMSPRQVARGPATEVTEAPDLDAWPLLTCWPEDGGRFFTLPLVITQNPARKQNVGMYRLQAFDKTTTGMHMQIERGGGAHYAEWEARGEAMPTAVALGGDPVTILSSVLPLPENMDEFAFAGFLRGEAVPLLRLSNGVLAPANAEFILEGFIPPKERRTEGPFGDHFGHYSHAAPYPVFHVQKVHRRKNPIYPATVVGKPPQEDKFMGNAINEMLIPLLKTMRPELKDLWTYQEAGFHNLAVAAVKQRYAKEAVKTALGLMGQGQMSLTKCVVLVDPGVNVKSFNEVLDAVRKNFRLEEDFILLPGTAQDTLDFTSFKMNLGSKMILDATTVGKKPTERKPVSSAGPSPDGNILQSRLLRDALLVVQMQGPGRPVIERLVRDPALSGFPLIAAVSADVPLDDEELLIWGLFTRFDCARDLVPGSARLDGAWPKMSGPLGIDATWKPGYPNPLVMDPSVVEKVTQRWGSYGL, via the coding sequence GTGAAAATCCCCAACGACCTGCCGGATTTTATTCGTTTATTGGAAAGGTCCGGTGAATTGAAACGGGTTCGGGTGGAAGTCGACCCGGCCCTGGAGATCACGGAAATCGCGACCCGGGTGGTGAAGGCCGGGGGACCGGCGCTGTACTTTGAGAAGATCAAAGGGTCGCCCTATCCGGTCGTCATCAATTTGTTCGGCTCCGAGCGGCGGATGGAAATGGTTTTTGGCCGGCCCCCCGCCGCCATCGGGGAAGAGTTGCGCCTCGCCGCCGAGGACCTTTTTCCCCCGGCCCCCAGCTCCCTCTGGCGCCACCGCTCGCTATTGATGCGGGCGTCCAAAATGTCGCCCCGTCAGGTCGCCCGAGGGCCCGCGACGGAAGTCACCGAGGCACCGGATCTGGACGCCTGGCCCCTCCTCACCTGCTGGCCCGAAGACGGCGGCCGCTTTTTCACACTTCCCCTGGTGATCACCCAAAACCCCGCCCGGAAACAGAACGTCGGGATGTACCGCCTGCAGGCCTTCGACAAAACCACCACGGGCATGCACATGCAAATCGAACGGGGCGGCGGGGCCCATTACGCGGAGTGGGAAGCCCGCGGAGAAGCCATGCCCACCGCCGTGGCCCTGGGCGGAGATCCCGTGACCATCCTCAGTTCGGTTCTCCCCCTTCCGGAAAACATGGACGAGTTCGCCTTCGCGGGTTTCTTGCGGGGCGAGGCCGTCCCCCTCCTCCGCCTCTCCAACGGCGTTTTGGCGCCGGCCAATGCCGAGTTCATTCTGGAAGGGTTCATTCCCCCAAAAGAACGCCGGACGGAGGGCCCTTTCGGGGACCACTTCGGCCACTACAGCCACGCGGCGCCCTACCCGGTCTTCCACGTTCAAAAAGTCCATCGACGGAAGAACCCGATCTACCCCGCCACCGTGGTAGGCAAACCGCCCCAAGAAGACAAGTTCATGGGGAACGCCATCAACGAAATGCTGATCCCGCTCTTAAAAACCATGCGGCCGGAACTGAAAGATTTGTGGACGTACCAAGAAGCGGGGTTCCACAACCTAGCGGTGGCCGCCGTGAAACAACGCTACGCCAAGGAAGCGGTGAAAACCGCCTTGGGGCTCATGGGCCAAGGCCAGATGTCTTTGACCAAATGCGTGGTGCTGGTGGACCCCGGCGTGAACGTGAAAAGTTTCAACGAGGTATTGGACGCGGTGCGGAAGAACTTCCGGCTGGAAGAGGATTTCATCCTCCTTCCCGGCACCGCCCAAGACACCCTCGACTTCACCAGTTTCAAAATGAACCTCGGAAGCAAAATGATTTTGGACGCCACGACTGTCGGAAAAAAGCCAACGGAGCGAAAACCTGTTTCTTCCGCTGGCCCCTCCCCCGATGGAAACATTCTTCAATCCCGCCTTTTGCGGGACGCCCTCCTGGTGGTTCAGATGCAAGGTCCCGGGAGGCCGGTGATCGAGCGTCTGGTAAGAGACCCCGCCCTTTCTGGGTTTCCTTTGATCGCGGCCGTGAGCGCCGATGTTCCCTTGGACGACGAAGAGCTTTTGATCTGGGGCCTGTTCACCCGCTTTGATTGCGCGCGGGACCTCGTGCCCGGCTCGGCCCGGCTCGACGGCGCCTGGCCCAAAATGAGCGGCCCCCTGGGCATCGACGCCACATGGAAACCCGGATACCCGAACCCGCTGGTCATGGACCCTTCCGTCGTCGAAAAGGTCACCCAACGTTGGGGAAGCTATGGGCTTTGA
- a CDS encoding CofH family radical SAM protein — protein sequence MIFTDERLPILWEKVQRGNRLDLEDGRVLFASPDLLGVGWMADQVRKKRHGQRATFVFNRQINPTNICVLSCKFCDYATKEGKPNAYVLSEKDILDRLSPELREVHIVGGLYNKWGFEDYLNVLRVIRRAYPHIQLKAYTAVEIDYFARKEKISIHEVLQRLKDEGLVCLPGGGAEVFSERIRKALFPFKIGWAKWSEVHRTAHQLGIRSNATLLYGHMETIDERLDHMFKLRALQDETGGFLSFIPLAFQPGQTGIVDRPTSSIDDLKTVAVSRLLLDNFDHIKSYWVTVGEETCSMALRFGADDVDGTILEERIMHAAKAETPVGMARDRLVRIIREAGCVPVERDALYGVVRVFEGEAQKMAAV from the coding sequence ATGATCTTCACCGACGAACGGCTTCCGATTCTTTGGGAAAAGGTCCAGCGGGGGAACCGGCTGGACCTGGAGGACGGGCGGGTTCTTTTCGCCAGTCCGGACCTTTTGGGCGTCGGGTGGATGGCGGACCAGGTGCGAAAAAAACGCCATGGTCAGAGAGCGACGTTTGTGTTTAACCGCCAAATCAATCCCACCAACATTTGTGTTTTATCTTGCAAGTTTTGCGATTATGCGACGAAAGAGGGCAAGCCCAACGCCTACGTCCTTTCGGAAAAGGACATTTTGGACCGGCTTTCGCCGGAACTGCGCGAGGTTCACATTGTGGGCGGGCTTTACAACAAATGGGGTTTTGAGGATTATTTGAACGTCCTCCGGGTGATTCGCCGGGCCTATCCGCACATTCAGCTCAAGGCCTACACGGCGGTGGAAATTGATTATTTCGCCCGTAAGGAGAAGATTTCCATCCACGAGGTTTTACAGCGCTTGAAAGACGAAGGCTTGGTGTGTCTTCCGGGCGGGGGCGCGGAGGTGTTCAGCGAACGGATTCGGAAAGCCCTTTTCCCCTTCAAGATCGGGTGGGCCAAATGGTCGGAGGTTCATCGCACGGCCCACCAGCTCGGGATCCGATCCAACGCCACCCTGCTCTACGGCCACATGGAAACCATCGACGAGAGACTGGACCACATGTTCAAACTGAGGGCGCTCCAGGACGAAACCGGCGGTTTTCTTTCCTTCATCCCCCTGGCGTTTCAGCCGGGCCAAACGGGAATCGTGGACCGGCCCACCTCGTCCATCGACGATTTAAAAACCGTGGCCGTGTCGCGCCTGCTCTTGGATAATTTCGACCACATCAAATCTTATTGGGTGACCGTGGGCGAGGAAACCTGTTCCATGGCGCTCCGCTTCGGCGCGGACGATGTGGACGGGACGATTTTGGAGGAGCGCATCATGCACGCGGCCAAGGCCGAGACGCCCGTGGGAATGGCGCGGGACCGGCTGGTGCGGATTATTCGGGAGGCGGGGTGCGTGCCGGTGGAGCGGGACGCGCTCTACGGGGTGGTTCGGGTGTTTGAGGGAGAGGCGCAGAAGATGGCCGCCGTATGA
- a CDS encoding MBL fold metallo-hydrolase codes for MSLYLRQMQLGPMENFVYLVGDTELKKCVVVDPAWEIDRAWAQAEKDGYTVEGALLTHGHYDHCNAVEELLAKRNVPIYVHPKELEYLDKGAPRGLFLDLPKDHVKPVQSGDKLTMGNTSITFLHTPGHTPGSQCFLVNEQLLSGDTLFLGACGRCDLPGSNPTDLFDSLNRVIGQLPPTTVLYPGHNYSAKGTTGTLANEKRENRFLSAARLADFLRLVGY; via the coding sequence ATGAGCCTCTATCTCCGCCAAATGCAGTTGGGCCCCATGGAAAACTTCGTGTATCTTGTGGGGGATACCGAGCTCAAAAAATGCGTCGTGGTGGATCCCGCTTGGGAAATCGACCGCGCCTGGGCCCAGGCCGAAAAAGACGGGTATACGGTGGAAGGGGCTCTTCTAACCCACGGCCACTACGACCACTGCAACGCCGTTGAAGAACTGTTGGCTAAACGGAACGTGCCGATTTACGTCCATCCCAAAGAACTCGAGTATCTGGACAAAGGCGCCCCAAGGGGTCTCTTTTTGGATTTGCCGAAGGACCACGTCAAACCCGTCCAATCCGGAGATAAGCTGACCATGGGGAACACGTCCATCACCTTTCTTCACACGCCCGGCCACACGCCGGGCTCCCAATGTTTTTTGGTCAACGAACAGCTTTTATCCGGCGACACTCTTTTTCTGGGCGCTTGCGGCCGTTGCGATCTCCCGGGCTCCAACCCCACCGATTTATTTGACAGCTTAAATCGCGTGATCGGCCAACTTCCGCCCACCACGGTTCTCTACCCCGGCCACAACTATTCGGCCAAAGGCACCACCGGCACCCTGGCGAATGAAAAAAGAGAGAACCGCTTCCTCTCCGCCGCACGCTTGGCGGATTTCTTAAGACTCGTCGGCTACTGA
- a CDS encoding UbiA family prenyltransferase, with translation MKPVLAHESRVAVWSERLKTYARFLKLEHTLFSLPILFSGSLLAHEGLPGWRISALILLAGAGARTLALALNRLIDVRVDAKNPRTANRELVTGALSVFDAVLVALLGLAVYLWAAKAINSFCLLWSWVPVLFFVVYPMLKRFTWLCHFGLGLTWALAPLGGWFAIRPGFEGSWPAWILGLFSVFWLSGFDIIYAVMDEEFDRREGLFSLPARFGRRRALRVSGVLHVLAFLTLTGLFFFTLHGANAAFLCLSAGTLLLFEHLVVDHVDLAFFKINVVTGFVVFAMVFVGLRPEF, from the coding sequence ATGAAACCAGTTTTAGCTCACGAATCGCGGGTGGCGGTTTGGTCGGAACGCCTTAAAACCTACGCTCGGTTCCTCAAACTTGAACACACGCTTTTTTCTCTCCCCATCCTTTTTTCGGGCAGTTTGTTGGCCCATGAGGGGTTGCCCGGTTGGCGAATATCGGCCTTGATCCTTTTGGCCGGCGCGGGGGCCCGAACCCTGGCCCTGGCCCTGAACCGGTTGATCGACGTGCGGGTGGACGCCAAAAACCCCCGGACGGCGAACCGGGAATTGGTGACCGGGGCGCTGAGCGTATTCGACGCCGTCCTGGTGGCCCTGCTGGGTCTGGCCGTGTATCTATGGGCCGCGAAAGCCATCAACAGTTTCTGCCTTCTCTGGAGCTGGGTGCCGGTCCTTTTCTTTGTGGTTTACCCCATGCTCAAACGGTTTACCTGGCTCTGTCATTTCGGGTTGGGTCTCACCTGGGCCCTGGCGCCGCTGGGCGGATGGTTTGCGATCCGTCCAGGTTTCGAGGGAAGCTGGCCCGCCTGGATCCTAGGCCTCTTCAGCGTTTTTTGGCTCTCCGGGTTCGACATCATTTACGCGGTGATGGACGAGGAATTTGACCGGAGAGAGGGGTTGTTTTCCCTCCCGGCTCGGTTCGGCCGGCGACGAGCCCTGCGGGTTTCCGGCGTTTTGCACGTGCTCGCGTTTCTTACGTTGACAGGGCTCTTCTTCTTCACCCTGCATGGGGCCAACGCCGCGTTCCTCTGCTTGAGCGCGGGAACCCTGTTGTTGTTTGAACATCTCGTGGTGGACCACGTGGACCTGGCGTTTTTCAAGATCAACGTGGTCACGGGGTTCGTGGTTTTCGCCATGGTTTTTGTGGGCCTTCGGCCGGAATTTTAG
- a CDS encoding tautomerase family protein — protein MPLVEITVPAGFLPGPEKQTLIKELTTAVLKAEGVPDSARARSLTWILINEAKHGHWAIAGEPPPTSGFW, from the coding sequence ATGCCTTTGGTCGAAATAACCGTCCCCGCCGGGTTTTTGCCCGGCCCGGAAAAACAGACGCTCATCAAAGAGCTCACCACGGCCGTGTTGAAAGCGGAAGGTGTTCCGGACAGTGCGCGGGCCCGAAGCCTGACTTGGATTTTGATCAACGAAGCCAAGCATGGACATTGGGCCATTGCCGGGGAGCCCCCGCCAACCTCCGGTTTCTGGTGA
- a CDS encoding menaquinone biosynthesis protein, translated as MNYLYPVRVGELSFTNTVPFRLAGRWYPMPCSSPRLLAQWAEEDRIDAGVIPVVDAWRLEDRFDPLGAFGIAVKRRARSVLLFSKRPWEELEGAIIGVTDQTSTSVQLLKLLMEVRDGFSVGFRDGFHPSDEARLVIGDNALAPDAELADKFPYIADLAEEWHAWHGSPFVFARWVVRKTVPPYLREELMDSLEDALDHFKLNQQNLCRQSARFLKIPARQVLEYLNGFVYRLGPAEEEAETLFRALVIGRKRRTCC; from the coding sequence ATGAATTACCTTTACCCGGTGCGGGTGGGAGAGTTGTCGTTTACGAACACGGTGCCCTTTCGGTTGGCGGGGCGTTGGTATCCGATGCCCTGTTCGTCGCCTCGGCTGTTGGCCCAATGGGCGGAGGAGGACCGGATCGACGCGGGCGTGATCCCGGTCGTGGACGCTTGGCGGTTGGAAGATCGCTTTGATCCGTTAGGGGCCTTCGGGATCGCGGTCAAACGGCGGGCGAGAAGCGTGCTTTTGTTTTCGAAACGGCCCTGGGAGGAATTGGAGGGGGCGATTATCGGCGTGACGGACCAAACGTCCACGTCCGTTCAGCTTTTGAAACTGCTCATGGAAGTGCGGGACGGGTTTTCCGTCGGCTTCCGGGACGGATTTCACCCCTCCGACGAAGCCCGCCTGGTGATCGGCGACAACGCCTTGGCGCCGGACGCCGAACTCGCCGACAAATTCCCCTATATCGCCGACCTCGCCGAGGAATGGCATGCCTGGCACGGAAGCCCCTTCGTTTTCGCCCGCTGGGTGGTGAGGAAGACGGTGCCGCCCTACCTGAGGGAAGAGCTGATGGATTCCTTGGAAGATGCCCTGGATCATTTCAAGTTGAATCAGCAAAACCTTTGCCGCCAGTCGGCACGGTTTCTCAAAATCCCGGCCCGGCAGGTTTTGGAATATTTGAACGGGTTCGTTTACCGGTTGGGGCCGGCGGAAGAGGAAGCGGAAACACTGTTCCGCGCCCTGGTGATCGGCCGGAAACGGCGAACGTGCTGTTGA
- a CDS encoding folate-binding protein YgfZ, which yields MPQTPTTGYEAAKTGCAVGPVALGLLRFSGPDAAETLNGLLTNDVRSMAVGRGIHACLLTAEGKLVSHFFLFRRADDFLGLCPPDALPPLKIALEKYLAVSETRMEDLSAQWNALAVLGPRAADSLVQANFPDTIAVGDRLWGLPGFALLVEPAKTSETVHRLFDAGAALFSPDELEAWRVEGGVPRLGLDVDETVFPMEANLASAVHPNKGCYLGQEVIARLMNKGKPRRHLVRLKLLNPVPPGMPVFWEGADVGRLTSVARSPALHGPLGLALLRSEAAKPGLIVDIRTPNGVVMAEVLGEALDKRNVLGYN from the coding sequence ATGCCCCAAACCCCCACCACCGGATACGAGGCGGCGAAAACCGGGTGCGCGGTGGGCCCCGTGGCGCTCGGCCTCCTGCGTTTCAGCGGGCCCGACGCCGCTGAAACATTAAACGGTCTTCTCACCAACGATGTCCGGTCTATGGCGGTGGGCCGGGGAATTCACGCCTGCCTGTTGACGGCCGAGGGAAAACTGGTCTCCCACTTTTTCCTCTTTCGAAGGGCGGATGATTTCCTCGGCCTCTGCCCGCCCGACGCTCTGCCGCCGCTCAAAATAGCCCTGGAAAAATATCTCGCCGTGAGCGAAACCCGTATGGAAGACCTTTCCGCCCAATGGAACGCCCTGGCCGTCCTGGGCCCCCGCGCCGCGGATTCCTTGGTTCAGGCGAACTTCCCGGATACGATCGCCGTGGGCGATCGCTTGTGGGGCCTGCCCGGCTTCGCCTTGCTGGTCGAACCCGCCAAAACCTCCGAAACCGTCCACCGCCTTTTCGATGCCGGGGCCGCCCTCTTTTCACCCGACGAGCTCGAGGCCTGGCGCGTGGAAGGGGGCGTCCCGCGCCTGGGGTTGGACGTGGACGAAACCGTTTTCCCCATGGAGGCCAACCTCGCCTCCGCCGTGCATCCGAACAAAGGCTGTTACCTGGGCCAGGAGGTCATCGCCCGGCTGATGAACAAAGGCAAACCCCGCCGTCACCTCGTTCGTCTAAAACTGTTGAACCCCGTCCCGCCCGGCATGCCCGTTTTCTGGGAAGGCGCCGACGTGGGCCGTCTGACCAGCGTCGCCCGTTCGCCCGCCCTCCACGGCCCCCTGGGCCTGGCCCTCCTCCGCTCCGAAGCCGCCAAACCCGGCCTCATCGTCGACATCCGCACCCCCAACGGCGTCGTCATGGCCGAAGTCCTCGGCGAGGCTCTTGACAAACGTAACGTATTAGGTTACAATTAG
- a CDS encoding type II toxin-antitoxin system RelE/ParE family toxin yields MIESFDHKGLERLFNDGSKRGIPPVLAQKLTDILDRLDAAVAIQDMNYPGAGLHPLKGNKKGSWAVKVTGNWRVTFQFENGDASSINLEDYH; encoded by the coding sequence GTGATTGAGAGCTTCGACCATAAAGGGCTTGAACGCTTGTTCAATGACGGGTCAAAAAGGGGGATTCCGCCCGTTCTGGCCCAAAAACTGACGGATATTCTCGACCGCCTGGACGCGGCGGTGGCCATTCAGGATATGAACTATCCGGGGGCGGGGTTGCATCCTTTGAAAGGTAACAAGAAAGGTTCTTGGGCGGTGAAGGTGACGGGGAATTGGCGAGTCACCTTCCAATTTGAGAACGGCGACGCCTCCTCCATCAACCTTGAGGATTATCACTAG
- a CDS encoding HigA family addiction module antidote protein, translating to MIERKRPPTHPGAILSRHYLEPLRLTVTEVSEDLGVSRKTVSAIINERAPVTVDMALRLSKAFKTSPELWTNLQMNFDLWHVAHENHAWEKVKTFPMELIGA from the coding sequence ATGATCGAAAGAAAACGACCGCCCACCCATCCGGGCGCGATTCTAAGCAGGCATTACCTGGAACCCCTCCGCCTAACCGTGACGGAGGTTTCCGAAGACCTCGGGGTGTCCCGTAAAACCGTTTCGGCCATTATCAATGAACGAGCTCCAGTGACTGTTGACATGGCCCTCCGCTTGTCAAAGGCGTTTAAGACGTCCCCGGAGCTGTGGACAAACCTTCAGATGAACTTCGACCTATGGCACGTGGCCCATGAAAATCACGCCTGGGAAAAGGTTAAAACCTTCCCGATGGAGCTGATAGGGGCTTAG